The genomic stretch cagtaatattaataaacatgtcATATATCACTATAATGACTGTAacgttgtgtgtttgtgttggtcCTCACTCGTCATGCCGTCCGTGCAGATAGAAGAGGCACCTCCAGCCCTGCGCGGCTCCGTACAGCACCGTGAAAATACCCACAAATGTGGCGAACTGGCAGGCTGACGGTGGACCCCACTGCTGCACCACCAGGTGAGAGACGTCTCCCGGCTCCCCCGTCATCTCGGCCCGGTTCTCGGTCCTCCAGTAGCCGGTGGAGAAGAGTGCGCAGCGGCCTTTGAAAGCGGAGCCGTTGAGAGCCATCGGGACGACCACCAGCAAGCCCGCCGCGATCGACAGGGCGTGAGCGGTGCAGTGAGCCAGCAATAGCCGCCGGTCCAGCTCCATGTCCGAAGTCAAACAAAGACTTAAACTGTGACGGTAATCACgctgtaaaataaaatccaataatGTCAGCACATGTCCTTGTGTTTCACCGTGTAGCGGCTCTCAGCGGTGCGGGGTATTTAAAGATGACAGGGCGGGGACCGGGTCGTCGCTCTGCATTCCAGCCGTTACACAACTCCCTCCATATATGGtgataacacagaggagcagcagacaCAGAGGTCTCACTCTGACACGGTTTCTAGGAGTCACGAAAAGGGACCAATAATTATCATCGGTTGTCATAATAATCGTAATAACAGAAGTAGTAGTGGTTATACAGTATTATAactttatataatttaatatcctgctaataaacacacagagtTTATTAACACTCAAATTTATATTTAGATTTGTAGTTTGGCTGGGCTTTATATCAATGTTATATCAATATCGTGATGAGACTAGATATTGACATAGATACTAGATATCGTAATAtcgtgatatggcataagtcttttcctgttttaaaggttgcattaaaataaagtgatgtcattttctgaacttaccagactgttctagctgttttattattgtttgcCTTTAcacacttagtcattatattcacattactgatgattataccatggtctgggtgaatactcttttctgattggccagcaggTGTGTGTTAAAACCGCGGCGAGTACAGTGTGACAAGTTGTTATGACAATGGTAAGCTCTTGCCTCATAACCTTTTGACTTTGAGTGCAAAACTTTCAACTttcactgaatgtaaacattatATATAGCAATTTGTTTACttaataacacattaaaatatgtagACAGAGATTGCCCTGAGAGTGCATACCTCATCCAAGGCTTCTTAACTGGTTagattaaaaatagaaatgtttaCAATTTTTTGATCTGGGCAAAGACCTGGATCTGCATCAAGACACAGAGTAAAAGACAATCATAATAATTGGCTGatgtcaagttgtttttttagagtatttaaattatatctgggaatattatattccactCATTACTGCAGCTAAATTTAGTAAAATATAGGATATTGCTCAGAGTTATGCGTAATAAGGCAAAATGTCCagtataaatgttaaattttatACTGGATCAGAACCgcaccattaaactacataaataaataaacaaacaaacatggtgACATCTATGGTctgcaattaaaaaataaataaatttgtcGACaggtttttgagatattttgttAACTAAGAGACAAACAACTTTCACCTTCTTGGTGGGTGCAATAACAGTATTACTACTCTTATTATTACTACTTCTATTTACTTAAATTAATTCTAAAGGGGGGTCCATTGGGAAAATATCATCCAAAACcgataataatcattattatttagtGAAAGGTCGAAAGTGGTGAACCTTGAAGACGCCACTtcgttttgtttttcagttttgagTCGAGTGAGTCATCTTCCTTTAATAAACGATCCTTGATGACGTGCACGTCGCGACgtcacatctgtttttttgtttttttttaaaccaactGGCCTCTTTTTGTCTGCTCATGCAGAGGATTTAATCAGCCTGCAGACAGATTGATTCTCTGGATGGTTCTGACTGATGAAGGACCTGATCAATGACGCCAATCGACAGTCATGTCCGGTTCAACAGCTCTGTGCTGTACTGTGAGGAGGCAGCAGGGCTAAAATTATACCTTCTTTATCCTAATTGTGTCAGTCTGGTTTAgtcaaaatgcaacatttttcttttcagctttTGGATAAACCtgcaaacattttaaactacaaATTGCTGATGATACACTTTTAGGcctaataattaaattataaaagaaACACTAGATTTGCCGTCTTGTTGCCCatatttaacacttttaaaatcatttttacatatCCTGTATAAGTCATGACTAAGAAGAGTCATGCTAATTTTCATTACAGCCACTGAATGAGATCCTGGGACACCATGTGAATTCAGCTTACTGAGGTCTAGTGTAGTTTAACATCATACTACAAAAACCTTGGTCCATAGCATGTTCTTAATGGCTTCATAGGAGTCCCAGTTGGATGCCACTGGTAGAGGAATGTGGGGTGGAGCTGTGGTGAAATTCTTCCCTGTGTGACAGACAAAGGCATCCGTCCACCCCACCACTACCACCCTGATAAACCATGGTCTCTCAAATCAGCTCAGATTATGTAGACACGTCTTCAGCTTTCGTGATATGCAGACaacagaacattaaaaacactgacggagctaaaacacaaactgtggAAATAAAACAAGGTGCAAAAGATTCAACTATCTGTAATCTACTGCATAAACTACAAGTACAAATGACCATTAACATTAAGCTCAAAACTATAAATCTGTACCAAAGTATTTGTCAACGCATACTCGGAAAAAAGttccataaaaatataaataatgtaaaatattattttaataaaatcatAGGATATCATACAAGCAATTGTCAATACTATAATTGTCACAATGCAGGAGGTAAATTAATGAAAACACCACATAGGACTCACAGTATTACTGTAGTATTTACTCTACAGGCATGATttatatgaaattaaataataaatagtgTATTCAACTTCTAAAACCTCTAAAACATCTTATTGAAAGCTAACAAAGAAATAAGACATGTGGTAACATGTGGTAACTAGAGATAAGAGGCATattgctgcagctctactgCAAGAGCTACGAGAGCACGATAATACGGGAAAAAATTCACATTAAGTGAGAAAGTTATAAAAATCCTGACCATATCAATCATGATCATCGGCCAAAAGACAGTGAATTGTTGAACAAATAGACTAAATAGTGAAAGCTCGCCTTCAGGGACAGATGAACACTTAATGGGGTACTTGCTGAAGCCAAGTTTCCAGAGTGAATTACATCAGAACTGAATGGACACAGTGTCTGTACCACTTAATTAAATTGGAACATTATGAGGATCATGAGGCTGCTATATAGGGCAGGTTTCCATTACAAGCAAGGCCAAGACCAGATGTAGCTCAACTGTATGGAAATGTACTGAATGCACTGGGAATGAAGGAGATAATTAATTTAACTGGTTATTAATTGTCAATTTTATGaatttgaaatgttgttttttttctgcacaaatTTGTTGTATTAAGCCATTTTGGCCACATAGGTTGTTTACTCTGAATGCTATTTGCAACAATGCTATTTTGTTTATAAAAGTGTggactttcattttcatttttgacttAGGATTTAAAAATGGACTGTGGAGTTCATGGGTCTATATATGGAAAAGAACAGGAACTGAATTAACAAAACTGTATGCTAGTTTATCTCCTATCACTACATTTTATAACATAATATCATTAtcataaatgtttaaaactgtaataATATAGGTGTTGAGACAACCCTCAATGTACAGGTGCTTTTGATTTGCAGTGTTACTTATACTATTCAGGAGACAGGGCTATAGCCAAGATACTGAGAAAAATACTGAGGTCATCCAAGTAGACTCACCGTCCCCAAATAATAAGGAAGAGCTTAGAAAAAGTAAGTATAGTTTGtagtttatgtatatatgtatattttgttgttatttttgtttgaaaagctGTACAATTTTCTCTATCCACCAGGAATAAATTCTGGAGGGGAAGAAATGTTCAATTGATGTATTTATTTCGTTACTCTATATATTTGTTCACTTTTCTTGACCTTGAAACTGATCACATTTGAGGACAATGAGTCTAAACAAACATTggtttctgctgtttaaaaaCCCACTGTCTAAAATGTAAACTCTAATTCAGGTGTGCATAttcccagaaaaaaaatcagagataAGAGGCATATTGCTGCAGCTTTACTGCAAGAGCATGATACCAGAGGAAAAAAATTGACATTAAACCAGAAAGTTATAAAAATCCTGACCACAATCAATCATGCAGAAGTCGTTGCCCTACTAAACAGCTGAAATGTATCGTAATCCAACTGGACTTTACAtgtcacatccctcatttaatccctgcacgTCACTTTCTAATATTTGCAGCAGGGGTGCCccggccgggaatcgaaccatGTTTTTATGCTATGCGCCTGAACCATTAAAGCCAGTTCAGATCAATGATTCGCATCGAGACTGGATGCAGCTTGCAGAAGAATCCGTGACGTCTAATTGTAAACGTTATAAAACTGGGCCGGTCACGTCACAGCAACGAACAGACACAGACGACCGTTTCCATAGCAGCAACGTACAGTCGTTACCTCACATTACTTCTGCGTTGATACATCGGCCATCAGGGCGCCCGTATGCTTGCATACTTcactaataaaacagattccgATAAAGCAACGCTGCCCACCAATAATTGACGATTATCGATTATACGTCTTTATTGAAAAATACCGGTTTTGTTCGCTGTGTCAAAATGCCGAAACCCgggatcgaaccagggacctttagatcttcagtctaacgcTCTCCCAACTGAGCTATTTCGGCGATAAAAACCGCAATATGCGCACGTCAAATTTATACACAAACACTAAAGGACAGCGTCTGAACATTTCAAATATGATATGAATTGATTAACAGTAATTACTGGACCGATATCGCTTGAAACAGCTTGAACCGTCAGTTAGGTTGACTTTGTGTCTCCATGACTACGGACTAATGAAACGTCCCGTACGTTACGCTGACGTAATTTTCGCTCCCACATTCAGCGCAGAGGCTGCTGGGAAGAAAAGGTCAAGAATCGACGCCAGTGGACGCCGATCTAACGCTGGCAAGAAAGACTATCGCtttgttgagagaaaaaaaaaacaatgccaCTTCCAAAACTGCCAAAACAACGTATCTGTCTGCTGTGAGACCTCTGCGCGTTTTTGCTTATAATACAGCAAATATTACAATGACATGTCGTCCGTTTTACTGAGCTTCAGTCGacactagctaacgttagctggctAGCAGCTGCATTGTTATTGTTTTCGCTTTTTTTTAGGTGGCCTCATAAACATTAGTCCCAGACGTTCCCCAGCCGAGGCAGGGGCCCGGGACTGCCTGAGTGATGTTTTTCTGTCCGTCCCGGGAAGATGGATGAGaagtccagcagcagcagcagccaccacCGCCTCCTGATCGTCCTGTTCATGGTGTTGCTCTCTGGCGTCATTATGATCCAGTATGTGTGTCCCAGCAGGTCTGAGTGCCAGGTGCTGCACCAGCTGGGATCCTGGTTTAAGGTGGGCAGTACAACTGGTTCCCGGAGCAATGAAAACCAAAACGGGCTCCAAAAGGATCCCTACATCGCAGAGGATGGCGCTCTGGTCCGCTTTATCCCTCGCTTCAACTTCACCAAAGCGGACTTAAATCGCGGTGTTGACTTCAACATCAAAGGAGACGATGTCATAGTGTTTCTGCACATTCAAAAGACAGGCGGCACCACGTTTGGTCGTCACCTGGTGCGGAATATTCAGCTGGAGAGGCCCTGCGAGTGCCACGCAGGTCAGAAGAAATGTACTTGTTATCGGCCAGGTAAAAAGGAAACTTGGCTCTTTTCCCGTTTCTCTACCGGCTGGAGCTGCGGGCTTCATGCGGACTGGACTGAGCTGACCAGCTGCGTCCCGTCGCGCATGGACTCACGGGAGAATCCTAGGAACCTGCCGAGGTTAGTGAAGAAGGGAGGGAGGCTTGGGTGGGGATCATAGGGGAACTGGTGACATACAatcacaaaatcaaatatcacaattatttggaccaaatacctcgatatcgatattgcaacaatattgtagggatgactactggtgctttcacaaaatattttcacagggacatttttgataatcatcagtaatgtggatataatgactaagtgggtaaagacaaataatagaatggctagaacagtctggtaagtttaGAAAATTACTTCATTGtaatgcagcttttaaaaccaggaaaatgcaacacttatgccatataTTATGATATTACAATATCTAAGATGATATTTAGTCTCATATCTCACGATATCggtataatatcaatatattgcccaACCCTACATACTATATCTTTAAGATTATACAGTTAAGCACCATGCAATACGCTGCAAGATAATCATCTATAATATATCATAAGGTCGTCTTTACTGAAGAGGAAAATATACTCCTAATGCTCAAATAATGTTGATTTCCATAATATAATGAAGTGATTTCAGTTTTGCACAAATGTATACACCGCagggatgtaaaaaaaaaaaaaagtaaagcacaggtcaaaatgttttgaTATTACATGGATTGCTACAGCTGTTAACATACATATTTTATGGTACAGATGAACCAGGTCAGGCTGGATGGTAGCTTGACCTATATCAAAGTGACAGATGTTCATTTGATTGATCTATTCAACTCCATCCTCAGTGTGAATCTGACCAACACGAACCCAACTGGTTCTAACATGATACTTCACTGAGTATATGCACATGAAAAAATCAACATGAAAAATCTATGACTAATTACagaaagactgttttttttctactatctactgtctcTTTTTCTGATTTTGAGTTTACCAGgtaaaaatgacagttttctgtcttttacacTGCCTTCTATCTGCCATCTTAGTGACTGCTTCTTGTAAAATGGGATCTACTGTACTCTGAGCTTTTGCTTTGGTTGTGACTTAACAGtcaaacagaaaaattaatTGTAGTGACATTGTGGATCTTTGAGTTGGCATATTACAAACCTAAtgtcctctttttcctctccagtAGGAACTATTATTATATAACTATCCTAAGAGATCCAGTATCACGCTACCTAAGCGAGTGGCGTCACGTGCAACGCGGTGCCACATGGAAGGCCTCCTTACACGTGTGTGATGGACGTTCACCAACACTGTCTGAGCTTCCGAGCTGCTACTCAGGGGATGACTGGTCAGGTTGCTCCTTGCAGGAGTTCATGGACTGCCCCTACAACCTGGCCAACAACCGGCAGACCCGCATGCTGGCTGATCTCAGCCTGGTGGGCTGCTACAATGTCTCTGCCATGAGTGAGGAAGAGCGCTGGGCATTACTTCTGGAGAGCGCTAAACGTAACCTACGTGGCATGGCCTTCTTTGGACTGACCGAGTACCAGCGTAAGACCCAGTACCTTTTTGAACGTACCTTCAATTTGGAGTTCATTGCACCGTTCACACAGCTGAACGGCACACGTGCCTCCAGTGTTGAGGTACCTTCTGAGACGCAACACAGAATCCGCCAGCTAAACCGATGGGACGTAGAGCTGTACGAGTACGCCCGGGACCTTTTCCTGCAGCGTTTCCAGGTGGCGAGGCAGCAGGAGCGCAGGCAAGCCAGGGAGAGGCGGCAGCAGGAGAGGAGGCGGCTCCGTGGAAGGCTCACAATGAAGCAAGGGAGGCAGCTAAAGCCCACGGAAACAACCCGCCTAGGCGACAGCCACTCTCTAGTAACTGAGGAGAAGCAGAGGGGCAAAGCTGATGAAGACGGTGTGGAGTCTGAAGCACTGCTCCCAGACTGGTGGGACCTAGATGAGAACGGCACCATGGAGGACTACATGGACAACGTGGAACAGTGGTAGTAACAGGAACAAACAGTTTGGTGTCTTAATACTGAGTGAGCTCTGCCTTGTCTATTGTTAATAATccaagttatttttattatatgcCTTCcactgaattttcttttttctcaccATGGACTGTTTTAAatgacacacatttatttattgataatgattgtatatttttttgccACAAATGACATTCACAATGGACACATGTCCTTGACAGAAAGAAAGGCTGGTGTAGCTCCCTGCCATCAGTGATTGTTGTCATTACACACATCTGAACTCTTGTGATGTAGCTTGAAACAAGgggatgtttatattttctttgttagAAGAAACAATGTTAATCTTATTTTAATCAGAAAATATGCTACTGTTTGTGATTACCAATCTGTATGTTTGCTAAACTGTTGTCTTGTCTGAAATacgtacatttttaaaatgtacttgttTTTAAGTGTCTTTTAAGTAACAAAAAATAGATACCTCAATGTGTAGCATAGCTGCTAATGTTGTGAAAATACTGAATGTGTCCCAAATCTAcctttttatataaaaatgcttTTACATTCACTGAACTCCTAATGTACTTTTGTCTGACCATGTACACGAAAGACtgcattattgtttatttcttgtTACACTTGCAAATCTCTGTAGCACCAGCAGGGAGTGCCCAAGTCATTTTAATGAAATCAAAACTTCCCGAATGGAGGTACTAAGGTAAAAGTTGTTATCACAGCTTATTCTTAAATACGGTTTGATAGGATTTGAGTCGTTGTTCAATCTGATCCTCAGACGACCTAATAGATCCTCATACGACCACTGTGAAGGCTGCTACTAAAATTTAAAGAATGATCCAGCAATATACTGAAAATGTGCCTGATCTTGTGGAGGTATCGGATTGTTAAAAGGagagatgatttttttattagtaGAGTTGCACTGCCAGAAATGGTTTAGGGATGAGAGCAGTGTATATGCAGGTAATTGTCAACATTAAATATACTGGAGtataaaaaataagttttatgtATATTAAAATTGTGATTAGACTATTATGATTATTAGTACCTTCATTTAAACAGGGAGGGCCATTGAGAGCAAGCTTCCTATTACGAGGATGCCCTCATTAgagtaaatataaaacaataaaaacacacgaAAGTTACAGTATACATCAACAGATTATATAACAGGTAAAAGACATCAACATAAGGGACGTCAAGTCAAAGCAAACATGCATACGCATTGCTCTATGTCAACCAAAAGagatttaaattgattaaaagggATTAGCTTGTctaatttaaaattttttttgCAATTGTTCCACTTGTGTGGAGCATAATATTTAAAAGCCAGTTTCCCAGTCTCAGTGCTTACGTGGTGATTTTCGAGGACCAAATAGTCTTGGGACCTAGTGCAGTGTGACAatgatttatagttaaaaaGACATGAGATACCCAGGAAGTTTGCCAAGAagtgctttgtaaataaataagatgCAGTGCCTTTCTGTTCTCACTGCCAACGACTGCCACCCAACTTTCTCATATAGTACAACGATGCTTTCTAAAGCCATCTCCACATATAAATCTAAGGGCAGAATGATAGACTGCATCGAGAGGTTGAAGAGTAGAGGCAGGTGAGTGCATGCAAATAACATCGCCATAGTTCATAACACATAAAAAGGCTGACTGAACAATTTGCTTTCTGCATTTCTGGGTAATACATGCCTTATTACGATAGAAGAATGCCAGTTTTGCTTTTAAGGACTTAgttcattaacatgtttttttgaagCACAGCTTGTCATCAAGCCAGAAACCAAGATATTTGTAAGAGGATTCTCTTTCAAGTGATATCCCATTATATTTACTTCAGTGGAACTGTTTCAGTTTTcaagaaaatatgcattttgttttatccGAGTTAAACAGTAATTTacagcacagaaataaaaatgcaagTTTTAATCCGCCTAGGCAACAGAGGGCGCTGTTGTACAGAGAATAACGTCGTCCGCGTGGTGCAGATGAAATGTACTATTTCTGACTTTTTCACCTAATTAATTTATAAGAAATGTGAATAAAAGTGACTtagactataaaaaaaaacaccaagtCTTCggttttgtgttattttgtttaaaaaaaaatacatttagccTCTGTCAACTTTAAAAACTAATGCAGAAAATCTGAAAGTCCAACAAGCACGGACATAAAACACCATTactacatataaataaataaatttccTTTTTTGGACGAGCCCCTGAAGACATATCGAAATATCTAACAAATACAGAGGGTCCGTATTATAATAATACTTGAATGACTACCATAATTTGATTTTTTGGGTCTTCCATTCATCGGTTTTCCAGGTGAGCAAATAACGACACAGTGCGCTTGAGTGTTAACTGTTAGCATCTTGCTAGCAGCAGGTGGAATAACTGGAGAACACCCCTCCACCTCTCATTATGGCTGAcatctaaaagtaaaaaaacaactaaatataacttacttattttatcttttactaGAATAGCTAACTGAGTGACATGACATGGATACATGGCAGCCTCaatttatatgttatatgtaatTGATATGTATCTTCCGGCTGACGTTAGCTAACTAACGTTTAAATTTTGACCGTTAGTAAACGTTAGCAGCAGTTAGAGTGAAAAACGCCCAACCGTTATTCTTATATTTCCATAaagtaaaacactttaaagtgaaattatatatatatatatatatatatatatatatatatatatatatatatatatatatatatatatatatataatttttttcaaatgacaGAACACAGTTGGGCCATGGATTGCTTTTCTGGGGACCAACGTTAATCTGACCGTGTTTAACTATGAACCTTCAGTTAAAAAGCCATTTCTCCCTCAGTAATAATGAGAAATTCGTATCCAATGAAGTCTTTTATCCGGTTTATTTAtgttacgtgtgtgtgtgtgtaaaattcCGGAGCCCGTTACTGTACCTGACGCTACCTGCGACGTCTTTATTTATGGTAGTTTACCTTGCCTGCTCTCCTTTGGTCGTGACTTTGATTTCCCCTCATTGCTAATGATGTTATCCAATAAAcgaaggcaaacacacacacgcacactttcTCCCAACTCCTCCCTCACCATTTTGCCCTCcctcttgatttttttccttcttctcccaAATCATTCTGCTGTGTGCTCACTCCCGAGCAAATGTAGTCGCAGCTAACATTTCAGCTGCCAGCCCAGACCTCTCGCTTCTTTCTTTCACCCCGCGGTATTATTATTTCTAGCTAGAGATAGCgcgttttttttaattcctcttTTACTGTAAGGCAATGCTGAGTGTTTAACAGATAAATAACGAGTCTTTGTGGGGAAATAACCaccaaatacacattttaaccGACGTTAATTTAGGGGAAGACATCTGAATCTGAATCCGATTTGGACTATAAACAGGTAAGAACATGACCACGTCTGGCGCAGTTGACTTTGCAGCAATATTAATGCTACCTGACCCATTCAAGCtaacattaggtgtgagtttttatttattcctggttgcagcagtgttttctgCCTTCCTGCCTGTTGCGTGGAGGCTCAAAAGCAGCCTTTGTTATTGTTAAATACGGGGCGTAATTGCTGTGTTACACGTCGTGCTGCACGACAGtaataacatttacattttaacctGCTTTTGGGCAGGTCTGCTGACAGATGACCGCTGTGCTGCATATGCACACAAATAAGGTTGCAAGCTGCTGTCACATTGTAGTGCATTGTCTAAGGTGGGATTAGGTTGAATGCAATATGTAGAATTTTTACTTGCTATCTTTAGGTGTTTTATATTGGTTTCAGCTGTCATGCCACAAAGCtgagagctaaaaaaaaatcaatgtgaaaTCACTTTCTGATGTACTCTGTTCA from Thunnus thynnus chromosome 9, fThuThy2.1, whole genome shotgun sequence encodes the following:
- the hs6st2 gene encoding heparan-sulfate 6-O-sulfotransferase 2 isoform X2; its protein translation is MDEKSSSSSSHHRLLIVLFMVLLSGVIMIQYVCPSRSECQVLHQLGSWFKVGSTTGSRSNENQNGLQKDPYIAEDGALVRFIPRFNFTKADLNRGVDFNIKGDDVIVFLHIQKTGGTTFGRHLVRNIQLERPCECHAGQKKCTCYRPGKKETWLFSRFSTGWSCGLHADWTELTSCVPSRMDSRENPRNLPRNYYYITILRDPVSRYLSEWRHVQRGATWKASLHVCDGRSPTLSELPSCYSGDDWSGCSLQEFMDCPYNLANNRQTRMLADLSLVGCYNVSAMSEEERWALLLESAKRNLRGMAFFGLTEYQRKTQYLFERTFNLEFIAPFTQLNGTRASSVEVPSETQHRIRQLNRWDVELYEYARDLFLQRFQVARQQERRQARERRQQERRRLRGRLTMKQGRQLKPTETTRLGDSHSLVTEEKQRGKADEDGVESEALLPDWWDLDENGTMEDYMDNVEQW
- the hs6st2 gene encoding heparan-sulfate 6-O-sulfotransferase 2 isoform X1, encoding MDEKSSSSSSHHRLLIVLFMVLLSGVIMIQYVCPSRSECQVLHQLGSWFKVGSTTGSRSNENQNGLQKDPYIAEDGALVRFIPRFNFTKADLNRGVDFNIKGDDVIVFLHIQKTGGTTFGRHLVRNIQLERPCECHAGQKKCTCYRPGKKETWLFSRFSTGWSCGLHADWTELTSCVPSRMDSRENPRNLPSRNYYYITILRDPVSRYLSEWRHVQRGATWKASLHVCDGRSPTLSELPSCYSGDDWSGCSLQEFMDCPYNLANNRQTRMLADLSLVGCYNVSAMSEEERWALLLESAKRNLRGMAFFGLTEYQRKTQYLFERTFNLEFIAPFTQLNGTRASSVEVPSETQHRIRQLNRWDVELYEYARDLFLQRFQVARQQERRQARERRQQERRRLRGRLTMKQGRQLKPTETTRLGDSHSLVTEEKQRGKADEDGVESEALLPDWWDLDENGTMEDYMDNVEQW